The Eublepharis macularius isolate TG4126 chromosome 11, MPM_Emac_v1.0, whole genome shotgun sequence genome includes a region encoding these proteins:
- the EFHB gene encoding EF-hand domain-containing family member B, with protein MVGGNPVKGLGGAVGPVYQGRFIDRFPELPTAGKLVQIGETASSCLTEISPRPHTPPVVKKFRNTSNPPPGGERVFYGRANDPFIASHLIHGIKTVPSIKAALLANPPPKTYFQQKLKQKKESIYLSNREAPLGKCHDLTSRLPKGLDVTNTTFGITTMREGPGGEVINPPKTFEEINKEALEGHELYVASHNDYFVGEPMNRKYDPSTFHRFNLYGKETPHFNDGRNVARTLRWLHETQMKKSAKIVSKISDDFKEKFQPQLGKVLDPIAETLNVPPDHTFGMCIKPDDHGVGDLLHYRLPSEYLRGKDRERAVFTAIRQNLKKANYHNFGTLLEAFRHYDKDGDGKISKDDLNKACFQLNIDLDAELLDALFDFCDLDKDGFIDYLEFVNFLNWKDKMSLGEYEKNIITKGKRTAPFDLIPLEGSENKADENAILKPENIVLKEPGSSEETPRTLSRPTDRVFSDYRTTSSQYNAVVGGIPSTFFPLYGVPTIRADIPAPRFRRISDINNYGDQANAYALLYPSIYSNKGVYERDFFKTRPKEEIAHILRNIGVSISDERFDEVWRQACLKDHRGEASVESVRNVLDEMHASLIKNR; from the exons ATGGTTGGGGGGAACCCAGTCAAGGGGCTGGGCGGGGCCGTTGGGCCCGTGTATCAAGGGAGGTTTATCGACAGATTTCCAGAGCTCCCTACA GCTGGAAAACTGGTACAAATTGGAGAAACAGCTTCTAGCTGTCTCACAGAAATCTCACCCCGA CCACATACTCCACCAGTTGTAAAAAAGTTTCGAAACACCAGCAATCCACCCCCTGGTGGAGAAAGAGTATTTTATGGTCGAGCAAATGACCCCTTTATTGCATCTCATTTGATACATGGTATAAAAACTGTTCCCTCGATAAAG GCAGCCTTACTGGCAAATCCACCTCCCAAAACGTACTTTCAacaaaaactgaaacagaagaaagAATCTATTTATCTGAGCAATCGTGAGGCACCCCTTGGGAAGTGTCATGATCTGACATCAAGATTACCTAAAGGACTAGATGTGACAAACACTACATTTGGAATAACAACCATGAGAG AGGGTCCTGGTGGAGAAGTTATAAATCCACCAAAGACATTTGAAGAAATCAATAAAGAAGCACTTGAAGGGCATGAGTTGTATGTTGCATCTCACAATGATTATTTTGTTG GGGAGCCAATGAATAGAAAATATGACCCATCTACATTCCATAGATTTAATCTTTATGGTAAAGAAACACCACATTTTAATGATGGACGAAATGTAGCTAGGACTTTACGCTGGCTCCATGAGACACAGAT GAAGAAATCGGCAAAAATAGTGTCCAAAATAAGTGATGATTTCAAAGAAAAATTTCAACCTCAACTTGGAAAAGTCCTTGATCC CATAGCAGAGACGCTTAATGTTCCTCCAGACCACACATTTGGAATGTGCATAAAGCCTGATGACCATG GTGTTGGGGACCTTCTTCATTATCGGCTTCCTAGTGAATACCTGCGTGGCAAAGACAGAGAACGGGCTGTTTTTACTGCCATTCGACAGAATTTAAAGAAAGCTAATTACCACAACTTCGGAACATTATTAGAAGCGTTCAGGCATTATGATAAG GACGGTGATGGGAAAATAAGCAAAGATGACCTGAACAAGGCCTGCTTTCAGCTTAATATTGACTTGGATGCAGAACTTCTGGATGCTTTATTTGATTTCTGCGATTTGGATAAAGATGGCTTTATTGACTATCTGGAGTTTGTAAACTTCCTCaactggaaagataaaatgtcTCTTGGTGAATATGAAAAAAACATAATTACAAAAG GGAAAAGAACAGCTCCCTTTGACCTCATTCCCCTTGAAGGTTCAGAAAACAAAGCAGATGAAAATGCTATCCTGAAACCTGAAAACATAGTGCTAAAGGAACCAGGAAGTTCAGAAGAGACACCCAGAACACTTTCAAGACCAACAGATCGCGTGTTTTCTGATTATCGTACAACTTCTTCTCAGTATAATGCGGTTGTAGGAGGCATTCCTTCAACAT TTTTTCCATTATATGGGGTTCCAACCATTCGTGCAGATATCCCTGCACCTCGCTTTCGCCGCATCAGTGACATCAATAATTATGGAGATCAAGCCAATGCTTATGCATTATTATATCCATCTATCTATAGCAATAAAGGAGTGTATGAGAGAGACTTCTTCAAGACAAGACCAAAAGAAGAG aTTGCACACATTTTGCGCAACATTGGTGTGAGTATTTCAGATGAAAGGTTTGATGAAGTATGGAGGCAGGCCTGCCTGAAAGATCATAGAGGAGAGGCTTCTGTGGAATCTGTCCGAAATGTACTGGATGAGATGCATGCATCACTCATAAAAAACAGATGA